CGACGATTATGGTTTTGCTCGCTTTTTTTAAATATATTTCTGTCTGCCTGTGTAAAGGGAAAAGCTGGGTGAAATGCAGGAGAGCCGTATCCTTTGCACCCGAAGATATGAGTGCTTCAAGTACCGTTTCAAGTGTCGAACCCCACGAAACAATGAGTGTTGTGTAGTTTTCTGGGCCATAAAGATCGGGAGCTATAATATCTGGTTCCATAGCTTTAATTTTCCCCATTCTTTTGTTTACCTGAGCAGTTCTGACAGAAAAACTTTCTGTTATGTATCCTCCTTCATCGTGTTCATCGCTGTCAACACAGACTATCCCTGTGCCGTATCCGGGAATTCCTCTGGGTGAAATTCCGGTGTCTGAAATTGTGTATCGCTGATATTTATCATCAGTTTCAACAATAATGTTTTCGTTAGAAAATTCATCCATTTTTATTTCAGGGATGGTGGTGTATGAGTCAAGATAGTACTGATCTGTCAGGATAATGACCGGCACCTGATATTTATCGGCAATGTGAAAGGATCTCGCGGCAAGAAATAAACCCTGACGGAAGTTTCCCGGAGCGTATATTACCCGTGGAAATTCGCCATGACCGGCGAAAAGTGTGAAGAGGAGATCGCTTTGTTCGGTTCTCGTCGGTAATCCTGTTGCGGGTCCGGGTCTTTGTCCGATGTGAATTACCACAGGGGATTCGGTGGCGCCCGCGAGACTTAAGCCCTCTGCCATCAGCGCGAAGCCTCCTCCCGATGTGGTGACCATTGCGCGGCCTCCTGCATACCAGGACGCGATTGCCATATTGATCGCGGAAATTTCATCTTCAGCCTGTTCAACGGCTATATTCAATTCTGTTGAATGTTTCGCGAAATTTACAAGAACATCAGTCGAGGGCGACATCGGATAAGAAGAAATGAAGTTGCATCCTCCGGCAATGGACCCGTAGGTTATTGTCTCTGCACCATTCAACAGTATTTCCTGTGAAAGCGCCGGAGCTGGATCCGGAATCCGGATTACCTGCCGGTTGTTGAATAATTCCTGCCCTTTTTCAAATCCCGCGGAAGCTGCATTAATGTTACTATCAATTTTATCGGAGGCGGCAGATGAGAAA
The sequence above is a segment of the candidate division WOR-3 bacterium genome. Coding sequences within it:
- a CDS encoding 2-oxoacid:acceptor oxidoreductase subunit alpha; protein product: MTENSLDLSIVLSGQAGQGIQTLERLLLRMFKISGRYIFSYSEFMSRIRGGNNSTLIRVSSQRKTAFTDRIDIFIPFGEGAMDRFKERIGSDTVIIGEAVFINDIYKNENYTFIDIPFTEMAKESGGKQYLNLLIMGLFAALFKIDRYMLIDQVQSYFSSAASDKIDSNINAASAGFEKGQELFNNRQVIRIPDPAPALSQEILLNGAETITYGSIAGGCNFISSYPMSPSTDVLVNFAKHSTELNIAVEQAEDEISAINMAIASWYAGGRAMVTTSGGGFALMAEGLSLAGATESPVVIHIGQRPGPATGLPTRTEQSDLLFTLFAGHGEFPRVIYAPGNFRQGLFLAARSFHIADKYQVPVIILTDQYYLDSYTTIPEIKMDEFSNENIIVETDDKYQRYTISDTGISPRGIPGYGTGIVCVDSDEHDEGGYITESFSVRTAQVNKRMGKIKAMEPDIIAPDLYGPENYTTLIVSWGSTLETVLEALISSGAKDTALLHFTQLFPLHRQTEIYLKKASKTIIVENNFSSQFALLIRMLTSFEFDRKITKYNGMPFSVEELTQEFINPAER